Proteins from a single region of Pyxidicoccus trucidator:
- a CDS encoding SH3 domain-containing protein, producing the protein MGMRTRATLTAAVLALGLPGVAAAVKPGESLYVKAKNTRVMESPSPTVNVVVILQPGEQVTWEGGDAKNKQWHRVTAPGGKKGFVFQTNLSTTAPSMELVTDKGGKQRVDPKKFVASGAAVKALSPGAEKYGNGKEGDYAKAVADIKALEDLAKKLTTQDISRHVAEVGLFPVVGPSDKVAKSTPTKAPASGKKGNK; encoded by the coding sequence ATGGGTATGAGGACGAGAGCAACCCTCACCGCGGCCGTGCTGGCGCTGGGCCTTCCGGGCGTGGCGGCGGCCGTGAAGCCGGGCGAGTCGCTGTACGTGAAGGCGAAGAACACGCGGGTGATGGAGAGCCCGTCCCCCACCGTGAATGTGGTGGTCATCCTCCAGCCGGGGGAGCAGGTGACATGGGAGGGCGGGGACGCGAAGAACAAGCAGTGGCACCGGGTGACGGCGCCGGGCGGGAAGAAGGGCTTCGTGTTCCAGACCAACCTGTCCACCACCGCGCCCAGCATGGAGCTGGTGACGGACAAGGGCGGCAAGCAGCGGGTGGACCCGAAGAAGTTCGTCGCCAGCGGCGCCGCGGTGAAGGCGCTCAGCCCCGGAGCCGAGAAGTACGGCAATGGCAAGGAAGGGGACTACGCGAAGGCCGTCGCGGACATCAAGGCGCTGGAGGACCTGGCCAAGAAGCTGACGACCCAGGACATCTCCCGCCACGTGGCGGAGGTGGGGCTGTTCCCGGTCGTCGGCCCCAGCGACAAGGTGGCGAAGTCCACGCCGACGAAGGCTCCCGCGTCTGGGAAGAAGGGGAACAAGTAA